The following coding sequences lie in one Pseudomonas sp. B33.4 genomic window:
- a CDS encoding ABC transporter permease, whose amino-acid sequence MLSPYMSPIERVWFYSLRILCGLILLFLILPVLVIIPLSFNSGSFLVYPLQGFSLHWYQDFFASAEWMRALKNSIIVAPAATVLAMVFGTLAAIGLTRGDFPGKSLVMALVISPMVVPVVIIGVASYLFFAPLGLGNSFFSLIVVHAVLGVPFVIITVSATLQGFNHNLVRAAASLGASPLTAFRRVTLPLIAPGVISGALFAFATSFDEVVVTLFLAGPEQATLPRQMFSGIRENLSPTIAAAATLLIAFSVILLLTLEWLRGRSEKLRTAQV is encoded by the coding sequence ATGCTGAGTCCTTATATGTCGCCCATCGAACGGGTGTGGTTCTACAGCCTGCGGATTCTCTGCGGCCTGATTCTGTTGTTCCTGATTCTGCCGGTGCTGGTGATCATCCCGCTGTCGTTCAACTCGGGCAGTTTTCTGGTCTATCCGCTGCAAGGCTTCTCGCTGCACTGGTATCAGGATTTCTTCGCCTCGGCGGAATGGATGCGTGCGCTGAAGAACAGCATCATCGTTGCTCCGGCGGCGACGGTGCTGGCGATGGTCTTCGGTACGCTGGCGGCGATTGGCCTGACCCGTGGCGACTTCCCTGGCAAATCGCTGGTGATGGCGCTGGTGATTTCGCCGATGGTGGTGCCGGTGGTGATCATCGGTGTGGCGAGTTATCTGTTCTTCGCGCCGTTGGGTTTGGGCAACAGCTTCTTCTCGCTGATCGTCGTGCATGCGGTGTTGGGTGTGCCGTTTGTGATCATCACCGTGTCGGCAACATTGCAGGGCTTTAACCACAACCTGGTGCGGGCGGCGGCGAGTCTCGGTGCATCGCCACTGACGGCGTTCCGCCGGGTGACCTTGCCGCTGATTGCGCCGGGGGTGATTTCCGGGGCGCTGTTTGCCTTTGCGACTTCGTTTGATGAGGTGGTGGTGACGTTGTTTCTCGCCGGGCCTGAGCAGGCGACGTTGCCTCGGCAGATGTTCAGCGGGATTCGCGAGAACTTGAGTCCGACGATTGCTGCTGCGGCTACTTTGCTGATTGCCTTCTCCGTGATCCTGCTGCTGACCCTGGAATGGTTGCGCGGACGCAGCGAAAAACTGCGGACTGCTCAGGTTTAA
- a CDS encoding iron-containing alcohol dehydrogenase, with the protein MSLSQFKIAHKLITGAAAIEQLAAELSRLDIDNPLIVTDAALVKSGTVELALCQLGGREYEIFDRVLPDPEIAIVEDCMRVYREGGHDGLIGLGGGSAIDIAKSVAAYAGYHGALEDLFGVDQVPRKGPPLIAIPTTAGTGSEVTNVAILSDKVAQLKKGIVSDFLLPDVALVSPQMTLTCPRSVTAASGVDALVHAIESYLSVNASPITDSLALGAIRLIAKALPKAYANGANLQAREDMATASLMAGMAFGNAGVGAVHALAYPLGGRFNIAHGVSNALLLPYVMTWNKMACVERMQDIAEAMGVQTAHLSATEAADKAVQAMTDLCAAVEIPAGLRSFGVPEEAIPAMAVEAAGIERLMRNNPRKLSAVDIEKIYRAAY; encoded by the coding sequence ATGAGTCTGTCCCAGTTCAAAATCGCTCACAAACTGATCACCGGCGCCGCCGCCATCGAGCAACTGGCCGCCGAACTCTCGCGCCTGGACATCGACAACCCCCTGATCGTCACCGACGCCGCGCTGGTCAAGTCCGGCACTGTCGAGTTGGCGCTGTGCCAATTGGGCGGGCGCGAGTACGAAATTTTCGATCGCGTGCTGCCCGACCCGGAAATCGCCATCGTCGAGGACTGCATGCGCGTCTACCGCGAGGGCGGGCATGACGGCTTGATCGGCCTCGGTGGCGGCAGTGCCATCGACATCGCCAAAAGTGTCGCTGCCTACGCTGGCTACCACGGCGCGCTGGAAGATCTGTTCGGTGTCGACCAAGTGCCGCGCAAGGGCCCGCCGCTGATCGCCATCCCGACCACCGCCGGCACCGGTTCCGAAGTGACCAACGTAGCGATCCTCTCGGACAAAGTCGCGCAGTTGAAGAAAGGCATCGTCAGCGACTTTCTATTACCGGACGTGGCGCTGGTCAGCCCGCAAATGACCCTGACCTGCCCGCGCAGTGTCACCGCCGCCAGTGGCGTCGACGCGCTGGTGCACGCCATCGAATCCTATCTGTCGGTCAACGCCTCGCCGATCACCGACTCGCTGGCGCTCGGCGCGATCAGATTGATCGCCAAGGCCCTGCCCAAGGCCTATGCCAACGGCGCCAACCTGCAAGCGCGCGAAGACATGGCCACCGCCAGCCTGATGGCCGGCATGGCGTTCGGTAATGCCGGGGTCGGCGCAGTGCATGCGCTGGCGTATCCGCTGGGCGGGCGCTTCAATATTGCCCATGGTGTGAGCAATGCGTTGCTGCTGCCGTATGTCATGACCTGGAACAAGATGGCCTGCGTCGAACGCATGCAGGATATCGCCGAAGCCATGGGGGTGCAGACCGCTCATCTAAGTGCAACCGAGGCGGCGGACAAAGCCGTGCAGGCGATGACCGACTTATGCGCGGCTGTGGAAATTCCTGCCGGCCTGCGCAGTTTCGGTGTCCCGGAAGAGGCGATCCCGGCGATGGCCGTGGAAGCGGCGGGCATCGAGCGGCTGATGCGTAATAACCCGCGCAAACTCAGTGCCGTCGATATCGAGAAGATCTACCGCGCGGCTTACTGA
- a CDS encoding ABC transporter permease: MAIAVPLNEGNSPTLKQKLKRAERVNRWKAQALIAPLVLFLLLVFLVPIVALLYKSVGNPEVVGGMPRTVAAIASWDGRGLPAEPVYKAAGEDLAEARKNQTLGDLSKRLNMELAGYRSLLTKTARALPFSSEPASYKEALEGLDERWGDPAYWQAVKRNTSSITPYYLLAAVDHRIDDLGEIAPATPDQAIYLDIFARTFWMGLVITVICLLLAYPLAYLLANLPSRQSNLLMILVLLPFWTSILVRVAAWIVLLQSGGLINSGLMAMGVIDKPLELVFNRTGVYISMVHILLPFMILPIYSVMKGISPTYMRAAISLGCHPFASFWRVYFPQTYAGVGAGCLLVFILAIGYYITPALLGSPNDQMVSYFVAFYTNTSINWGMATALGGLLLLATVVLYLIYSWLVGASRLRLS, from the coding sequence ATGGCCATCGCCGTTCCCCTGAACGAGGGCAACAGCCCCACCTTGAAGCAGAAGCTCAAGCGCGCCGAGCGGGTCAACCGCTGGAAGGCTCAAGCGCTGATTGCGCCGCTGGTGCTGTTTCTGCTGCTGGTGTTTCTGGTGCCGATCGTGGCGCTGCTCTACAAAAGCGTCGGCAACCCCGAAGTGGTCGGCGGCATGCCGCGCACCGTGGCGGCCATCGCCAGTTGGGACGGCCGTGGCCTGCCCGCTGAACCGGTCTACAAAGCGGCCGGCGAAGACCTCGCCGAAGCGCGCAAAAACCAAACGCTGGGCGATCTGTCCAAACGCTTGAACATGGAGTTGGCCGGCTATCGCAGCCTGTTGACCAAAACCGCCCGGGCGCTGCCTTTCTCCAGCGAACCGGCCTCCTATAAAGAAGCCCTGGAAGGTCTCGACGAACGTTGGGGCGACCCGGCCTACTGGCAAGCGGTCAAACGCAACACCAGCAGCATCACCCCGTATTACCTGCTGGCGGCCGTCGATCACCGCATCGACGACCTCGGCGAAATCGCCCCGGCCACCCCGGATCAAGCGATCTACCTCGACATCTTCGCCCGCACGTTCTGGATGGGCCTGGTCATCACCGTGATCTGCCTGCTGCTGGCTTATCCGTTGGCCTACCTGCTGGCGAACCTGCCATCGCGGCAAAGCAACCTGCTGATGATTCTGGTACTGCTGCCGTTCTGGACCTCGATTCTGGTGCGCGTCGCCGCATGGATCGTGCTGCTGCAATCGGGCGGGCTGATCAACAGTGGTCTGATGGCCATGGGCGTCATCGATAAACCGCTGGAGCTGGTGTTCAACCGCACCGGCGTGTACATCTCGATGGTGCACATCCTGCTGCCGTTCATGATCCTGCCGATCTACAGCGTGATGAAAGGCATCTCGCCGACCTATATGCGCGCCGCAATTTCCCTCGGCTGCCACCCGTTCGCCAGTTTCTGGCGGGTGTACTTCCCGCAGACCTACGCCGGTGTCGGCGCCGGTTGCCTGTTGGTGTTCATCCTCGCCATCGGCTACTACATCACCCCGGCGCTGCTCGGCAGCCCGAACGATCAAATGGTCAGCTACTTCGTCGCCTTCTACACCAACACCAGCATCAACTGGGGCATGGCCACCGCACTCGGCGGGCTATTGCTGCTGGCGACCGTGGTGCTTTATCTGATTTACAGCTGGCTGGTGGGCGCCAGTCGCCTGCGCCTGAGCTAA